Proteins co-encoded in one Centropristis striata isolate RG_2023a ecotype Rhode Island chromosome 24, C.striata_1.0, whole genome shotgun sequence genomic window:
- the slc19a1 gene encoding reduced folate transporter, with the protein MVADDMAESGDRSEEEKDMDLKGPLSEDGRGLEDGDVEMVVSASEGPSPSEGPPEDTREPRKWKWSVIFLCFYGFMASIKPGEPFITPYLLSSEKNFTKEQVTNEITPVLTYSYMAVLVPTFLLTDFLRYKPVLIIQGVSQVVIWIILLLGTSLLEMQFMEFFYGITMACRVAYSSYIFSLVSPALYQRVAGYSRSSVLLGVFTSSVLGQLFMSFGNVSYYTLNAISLGFVSFGLSLSLCLPWPKRSLFFNRTRNQEQKEAAAKSELDKMNPKESGPSPAAPPSAASSWRDSVFVQMLLEVRNVVRMPNLRLWSLWWIFNSTGYYLVLFYVHILWYQVYAATENKKVYNGGVEAASTLLSAITSFAAGFVKIRWNVWSQLVIGLITALQAGLLLLMGTTGDIWVCYVAYIFFRGFYQFLVPIATFQIASSLSKELCALVFGINTFLGTILKSIINLIFSDKRGLALDVKSQFLVYFVYFSILTVVYFVCAAVVLTRHFRNQSRGGGEEEVAPTELSLVAAPPLSNGKNAKA; encoded by the exons GGACATGGACCTGAAGGGGCCCTTATCTGAAGACGGCAGAGGACTCGAAGATGGAGACGTGGAGATGGTCGTCTCTGCCTCAGAGGGGCCGTCTCCCTCTGAAGGACCCCCGGAGGACACCAGGGAGCCCAGGAAGTGGAAGTGGTCCGTCatattcttgtgtttttatggaTTTATGGCGTCGATAAAGCCTGGGGAGCCCTTCATTACACCTTACCTCCTCAGCTCCGAGAAGAACTTCACCAAGGAGCAG GTGACCAATGAGATCACTCCGGTGCTGACGTACTCCTACATGGCGGTGCTGGTGCCGACCTTCCTGCTGACCGACTTCCTGCGCTACAAGCCGGTCCTGATCATCCAGGGCGTCAGCCAGGTGGTCATCTGGATCATCCTGCTGCTGGGCACCAGCCTGCTGGAGATGCAGTTCATGGAGTTCTTCTACGGTATCACCATGGCGTGCCGCGTGGCGTACTCCTCCTACATCTTCTCGCTGGTCAGCCCGGCACTCTACCAGCGCGTGGCCGGGTACTCGCGCTCCTCGGTCCTCCTGGGCGTGTTCACCAGCTCCGTGCTGGGGCAGCTCTTCATGTCTTTTGGGAACGTCAGCTACTACACGCTCAACGCTATATCTCTGGGCTTCGTCAGCTTCGGCCTGAGCCTCTCGCTGTGCCTGCCGTGGCCCAAACGCTCCTTGTTTTTCAACCGGACGCGGAATCAGGAGCAAAAGGAAGCGGCGGCCAAATCAGAACTGGACAAAATGAACCCGAAGGAGAGCGGCCCGTCCCCGGCGGCTCCCCCGTCCGCCGCGTCCAGCTGGAGGGATTCTGTGTTTGTGCAGATGCTGCTGGAGGTGAGAAACGTGGTGAGGATGCCCAACCTGAGGCTCTGGTCCCTGTGGTGGATCTTCAACTCCACAGGGTACTACCTGGTGCTGTTCTACGTTCACATCCTGTGGTACCAAGTCTACGCCGCCACCGAGAACAAGAAAGTTTACAACGGGGGAGTGGAGGCAGCTTCTACTCTTCTCA GTGCGATCACTTCCTTCGCCGCCGGCTTTGTGAAGATCCGGTGGAACGTCTGGTCTCAGCTGGTGATCGGCCTCATCACGGCTCTGCAGGCCGGTCTGCTGCTCCTCATGGGCACCACCGGAGACATCTGGGTCTGCTACGTGGCCTACATCTTCTTTAGAGGCTTCTACCAGTTTCTGGTGCCAATTGCAAC TTTCCAGATCGCCTCGTCCCTCAGCAAGGAGCTCTGTGCCTTAGTGTTTGGCATCAACACGTTTTTGGGGACCATACTGAAAAGCATCATCAACCTGATATTTTCTGACAAGAGAGGCCTGGCGTTGGACGTGAAGTCTCAG TTCCTGGTGTACTTTGTTTACTTCTCCATTCTCACTGTCGTCTACTTCGTGTGTGCTGCTGTGGTCCTCACTCGTCACTTTAGAAACCAGTCCAGAGgaggaggcgaggaggaggTGGCGCCCACAGAGCTGAGCCTCGTAGCTGCACCACCTTTGTCTAACGGCAAAAATGCCAAAGCCTAA